The Dehalobacter sp. genome window below encodes:
- a CDS encoding 4'-phosphopantetheinyl transferase superfamily protein encodes MINLFGCNLACICENEINAYTQLISGKRKSSLARLKYIDDVKRSLLGELLVRKIVRENYFRGNAEISFGVNDYGKPYVKDLDAFHFSVAHSGEWVLCATSSQEVGVDLEQIRPVDPEIARQHFTEQENSFLTGLSLDRKTEYFFKLWTLKESYFKAKGTGLAGNLKEADFSSMAGASFSYPNEGLYFHIYPFDPGYAVAACGCEKEFSPKVHVVNIRYSDF; translated from the coding sequence ATGATTAACCTATTTGGTTGTAATTTAGCATGTATTTGCGAAAATGAGATTAATGCCTATACGCAATTGATCTCGGGAAAAAGAAAAAGCAGTTTGGCCAGGTTGAAGTACATAGATGATGTAAAAAGATCTTTACTGGGAGAACTGCTCGTTCGCAAGATTGTCAGGGAAAATTATTTTCGAGGAAATGCTGAAATTTCTTTTGGTGTAAACGATTATGGCAAGCCTTATGTTAAAGACCTGGATGCATTTCATTTCAGTGTTGCCCATTCCGGAGAATGGGTTCTTTGTGCGACAAGCAGCCAAGAAGTAGGCGTTGATCTCGAACAAATCAGACCGGTTGACCCAGAGATCGCCAGGCAGCATTTTACCGAACAAGAGAACAGTTTCTTAACGGGACTTAGCCTGGACAGGAAAACAGAATACTTTTTTAAACTTTGGACGCTTAAAGAAAGCTATTTTAAAGCAAAAGGTACAGGCCTTGCGGGTAATCTTAAAGAAGCTGATTTTTCCAGCATGGCCGGAGCCAGTTTTTCTTATCCGAATGAAGGGCTGTACTTTCATATTTACCCATTTGATCCGGGTTACGCTGTGGCAGCATGCGGCTGCGAAAAAGAATTCAGTCCCAAGGTTCATGTAGTAAACATCCGATATTCAGACTTCTGA
- a CDS encoding amino acid adenylation domain-containing protein, which translates to MVEYYPLSIPQRGIWYLEKLHPGTSIGNIASTLKIKDSIDFQLLEKAINLVIEKNEALRLRFREKDGQVFQYVAEFAYAKIDFFDFSEGGLKRLYAWDQEETKKPFTINDSPLVYFSIIKISEKENVIYCKIHHLISDGWTVVYIGNKIMENYNMLEEGVSSEQEKDPSYLEYVHSELEYLHSPKYIKDKEYWENVFTDTPEMTTLKSKAAKMNHTEAVRKTFKIPNKLSRKISQYCLENKTSVFTLYISALCIYINRISNKEDIVLGVPVLNRANAREKKTVGMFISTIPLRINIDNDTNFQDFCHKLTRNWMEILRHQKYPYDEILKHVRKHNRSIEKLYEIAVSYQNAKFVKNSDINSCEGRWHFCGHQTEALYIHINEREDDGNIIIDYDYLTDIFYSKEIEFIHEHVLRILWHALDNSVKKISGLEMISEKEKQRILYEFNDTGLLFPHNKTVAQLFEEQAERTPSKTALIFEESSISYYELNQKANRLARVLRDKGVGPNTFVGIFVPRSLEMMIAILAVLKAGGAYLPIDPDYPSQRIDYMLEDSHTAILLTCQKLMKEIRFNGEIIDVFSNNEQRTGLANLPKVNTPQDIAYLIYTSGSTGKPKGVMVQHSAVVNLISGITAKIDFSPEKVMLSVTTISFDIFVAESLLPLSRGLTVIIANEKQQIIPEELNKVIYDHDINIFQATPSRIQLLLSSDLDLTGIRNLTDILVTGEAMSAAVLNDLKRVVSSSAKIYDLYGPTETTIWSTMADVTYERKPHIGKPIANTQVYILDQHMNLLPIGIPGDLFIGGTGVSKGYFRKDDVTAERFIANPFLPGERLYKTGDLARWYPEGDIEYLGRTDYQIKIRGYRIELGEIEDKLLQHPHIREAVAVVKENLNNSKVICAYIIADTEIGSTELKAYLAQYLPDYMIPSYIISVDFIPKTPNNKIDRNSLPEYEENAAKPVSPRNTIERTIAKVWCSLLGRKSVGIDDNFFDLGGDSLTIVQLQVLLMKKGIDIGIQDLYEYQTIRQVSENMEAQKDSAQSGSITEDLIKEISLDYDVQPGLREAQHILLTGATGFLGIHLLEQLIKQKDCNIYCLLRGKTIHEAEDKLRKQLDFYFNGRYSQELDQRIIIISGDIAQDRFGLDGNIYQYLLEKIDLVIHSAAIVKHYGFYEDYVDVNIKGTERVATFCLQGNIRLNYISSITVSGNYLTNNIHEGKVDFTESDLYIGQDYSGNVYVKSKFESERFIYQNVKNGLKADVYRIGVLTGRYNDGQFQKNIQENGFYERIKAIIELGFVPEIWADEQLEFTPVDCCSEAIARLINLSAGTRIFHLFNHKTISLVKVVEILNSLGIDIEVVPNDVFVQIVEKNMKEHNISPAVNELLKGNFSAYSQTVKVKSEITRNALDLANFDWPDIDQAYISQIIRYMSKINYLNENQVRRNIVC; encoded by the coding sequence ATGGTCGAGTATTATCCGTTATCAATCCCGCAGAGGGGTATTTGGTATTTAGAGAAACTCCATCCAGGCACCAGCATTGGCAATATTGCTTCAACCCTGAAGATTAAAGACAGCATAGATTTCCAGCTTCTCGAAAAGGCCATCAACCTTGTAATCGAGAAAAATGAAGCGCTCAGGCTCAGGTTTAGGGAAAAGGACGGACAGGTATTCCAATATGTTGCCGAATTTGCATATGCGAAAATAGATTTCTTTGATTTCAGCGAGGGCGGCCTCAAACGGCTGTATGCCTGGGATCAGGAGGAAACCAAAAAACCATTTACCATTAACGACAGCCCCCTGGTTTATTTTTCTATCATTAAAATCAGCGAAAAAGAGAATGTGATATACTGCAAAATCCACCATCTGATTTCTGATGGGTGGACTGTTGTTTATATAGGCAATAAAATTATGGAGAATTACAATATGCTGGAAGAAGGTGTTTCCTCTGAACAGGAAAAGGATCCTTCTTATTTAGAATATGTCCATAGTGAGCTTGAATATCTGCATTCTCCCAAGTATATCAAAGATAAGGAATACTGGGAAAATGTTTTTACGGATACCCCGGAGATGACCACGCTGAAAAGCAAAGCAGCCAAGATGAACCATACCGAAGCAGTCAGAAAAACGTTTAAAATTCCCAATAAATTATCCAGAAAAATTTCCCAATACTGCCTGGAAAATAAAACATCGGTTTTTACCCTTTATATTTCCGCGCTCTGTATCTATATCAACAGAATATCCAATAAAGAAGATATTGTACTTGGAGTACCTGTTCTGAACCGCGCCAATGCCCGGGAAAAGAAGACAGTTGGTATGTTTATCAGCACAATACCGCTAAGGATTAATATCGATAACGATACGAATTTCCAGGATTTCTGCCATAAGCTGACCAGAAATTGGATGGAAATTCTGCGCCATCAAAAATATCCGTATGATGAAATTCTGAAACATGTCAGAAAACATAACAGAAGTATCGAAAAATTATATGAGATTGCCGTATCTTACCAAAATGCCAAATTTGTCAAGAACAGTGATATTAATAGCTGTGAGGGCAGATGGCATTTTTGCGGTCACCAGACAGAAGCGCTTTACATTCATATCAACGAGCGGGAAGACGACGGCAATATCATTATTGATTATGATTATCTGACGGATATCTTCTATAGTAAGGAAATTGAATTTATTCATGAGCATGTGCTGAGGATTCTTTGGCATGCACTGGACAATTCCGTGAAAAAGATCTCCGGACTAGAGATGATTTCGGAGAAGGAAAAGCAGAGAATCCTGTATGAGTTCAATGACACCGGATTACTCTTCCCTCACAATAAAACGGTTGCCCAATTGTTTGAAGAACAAGCAGAAAGAACGCCGAGTAAAACGGCACTGATTTTTGAGGAGAGCAGTATTTCCTACTATGAGCTGAATCAAAAGGCGAACCGGCTTGCTAGAGTGCTCAGGGACAAGGGCGTCGGGCCTAATACATTTGTAGGAATCTTTGTTCCGCGTTCTCTGGAGATGATGATAGCGATCCTGGCAGTACTGAAAGCAGGCGGTGCTTACCTTCCCATTGATCCGGACTATCCGTCCCAGCGAATTGATTATATGCTCGAGGATAGCCATACTGCTATTCTGTTGACCTGTCAGAAACTCATGAAAGAAATCCGTTTCAATGGGGAAATTATCGACGTTTTTAGTAACAATGAACAACGGACCGGATTAGCTAACCTGCCGAAAGTCAATACACCACAGGATATTGCCTATCTGATTTATACATCTGGTTCGACTGGAAAGCCTAAGGGTGTCATGGTTCAGCATTCAGCCGTCGTGAATCTGATTTCGGGAATAACAGCAAAGATTGACTTTTCTCCCGAGAAGGTCATGTTGTCGGTCACAACGATTTCGTTTGATATCTTTGTTGCGGAATCTTTACTGCCTCTCAGCAGAGGGCTTACAGTCATAATTGCAAACGAAAAGCAGCAGATTATTCCGGAAGAACTTAATAAGGTAATATATGATCATGATATTAATATATTTCAGGCTACACCTTCGAGGATTCAGCTGCTGCTGAGCAGCGATCTGGATCTTACAGGGATCAGAAATCTTACTGATATTTTAGTAACTGGGGAAGCAATGTCTGCTGCTGTATTAAACGATTTAAAAAGAGTCGTATCGTCCTCGGCAAAAATATATGATTTATATGGGCCGACTGAAACGACGATTTGGTCGACTATGGCCGATGTTACTTATGAAAGGAAGCCCCATATCGGTAAACCTATTGCTAACACGCAAGTTTATATCCTTGACCAACATATGAATTTACTGCCAATTGGAATTCCAGGAGATTTGTTTATCGGTGGAACGGGTGTCTCGAAAGGCTATTTTAGAAAAGACGATGTAACCGCTGAACGCTTTATTGCCAATCCTTTTCTTCCCGGAGAAAGACTTTATAAAACAGGGGACCTTGCCAGGTGGTACCCGGAAGGGGATATTGAATATCTAGGGAGGACTGATTATCAAATAAAAATCAGAGGATACCGAATCGAGCTTGGTGAAATTGAAGACAAACTTCTTCAACATCCTCATATTAGGGAGGCAGTTGCAGTTGTCAAAGAAAATTTAAATAATAGTAAAGTAATATGTGCTTATATTATTGCAGATACAGAAATAGGCAGTACAGAGCTAAAGGCCTATTTAGCACAGTATCTGCCTGACTATATGATCCCGAGTTATATTATCTCGGTTGATTTTATCCCTAAAACCCCGAATAATAAGATTGACAGGAATTCACTGCCTGAGTATGAAGAAAATGCAGCAAAACCTGTTTCGCCAAGAAACACAATAGAAAGGACAATTGCGAAAGTCTGGTGCTCTTTGCTGGGCAGAAAATCTGTTGGTATTGATGATAATTTTTTTGATCTAGGCGGAGACTCACTTACGATTGTCCAGCTTCAAGTCCTGTTGATGAAAAAAGGGATTGATATCGGGATTCAGGATCTTTATGAATATCAGACGATCAGACAAGTATCCGAGAATATGGAAGCTCAAAAAGACAGTGCTCAAAGTGGATCGATTACTGAAGACCTAATTAAGGAAATTAGTCTTGATTATGATGTGCAGCCCGGTCTGAGGGAGGCGCAGCATATCTTGCTGACCGGAGCTACTGGTTTTTTAGGGATACATTTGCTTGAACAGCTGATTAAACAAAAAGACTGTAATATTTACTGTTTACTGAGAGGAAAAACAATTCACGAAGCGGAAGATAAACTGCGGAAACAACTGGACTTTTATTTTAACGGAAGATACAGTCAGGAGTTAGACCAACGGATTATTATTATTTCCGGTGATATTGCACAGGATCGGTTTGGACTCGACGGCAATATTTATCAATATCTTCTGGAAAAGATCGATCTGGTCATTCATTCGGCCGCAATCGTGAAACATTACGGATTTTATGAAGACTATGTGGATGTCAACATTAAAGGTACGGAAAGAGTGGCGACCTTCTGTCTGCAGGGAAATATCCGTTTGAATTATATTTCCTCGATCACAGTCTCAGGAAACTATCTTACAAATAATATCCACGAGGGAAAGGTAGATTTTACAGAATCAGACTTGTATATCGGACAGGATTACAGCGGGAACGTTTATGTAAAAAGCAAGTTTGAATCGGAACGGTTTATTTATCAGAACGTCAAAAATGGTTTGAAGGCGGATGTTTATCGCATCGGCGTTTTAACTGGTCGTTACAATGATGGACAGTTTCAAAAAAATATTCAGGAGAATGGTTTCTATGAGAGGATCAAAGCAATTATTGAGCTTGGTTTTGTTCCGGAAATCTGGGCGGATGAACAATTGGAATTTACCCCGGTTGATTGTTGCAGTGAAGCGATAGCCAGGTTAATCAATTTATCTGCCGGAACACGTATTTTCCATTTGTTTAATCAT